The region GGGACGCTGACAACGGCGGCACCTTCGAGCATCGCGCTGACGGGAGCCTCCGTTCCGACGAACGGCGTCTGCGAGTTCGCGGTCGCGGTAACCGGCGCTGCATCGGGGAGTCACAGCGCCACAACCTCCGCCGTGACGTCTACCAACGGCGGCGCCGGCAACGCGGCAACGGCCAGCCTCTCAGTCGCCACGCCGCCGACGGTCGTTAACACGTTTGGCACAGCAACCGTACCGATCCAGGGTTCAACCTCACTGGCTTACACCATTACGAACCCGAACACCGCTATCCAGTTGAGCGGTATCGGTTTTGTGAACACGCTGCCCGCCGGCCTCGTCATTGCCAATCCGAGCGGACTCGCCGGTAGCTGCACTGGCAGTACGATCAATGCAATTCCCGGCACAAACTCGGTCACATTTGCGGGCGGAACGCTTGCGACCGCGGCATCCTGCACCCTCAGTCTGAACGTTACCGGCGTCACCTCCGGTGTTCACGCGAACATGACAGGCATTGTCACGTCGATCGAAAGCGGCCCGGGCGCGACTAGTAACGCGGCCCTGATCGCCGTCCTTGCGCCGCCCCAGATCGCGAACGCGTTCGGGGCAGCGACCGTTCAGTTGAACTCGAACGTCAGCCTCTCGTTTGCCATCACCAACCCGAACACTACGACGGCGCTGACGGGCGTGGCATTCACCGACGTATTGCCGAGCGGTCTGGTTGTAGCGAACCCGAATAACCTGACAGGCTCCTGCGGCGGTGGAACCATCACCGCAACCGCGGGAGCGTCCGCTGTGGATCTTGCTGGTGCGACGATTGCCCCCAGTAGCGTCTGTACGTTCTCGATCGACGTTGTCGGTGTTGCTGGCGGCAATCAGGTCAACACCACCGGCATCGTCACCTCGACCAACGGCGGAAACGGCGGAGCGGCCACTGCTGCCATTTCCGTCCTCTCTCCTGACCTCGCGGTTGCGGTAACGCATTCCGGCAACTTCCGCCAGGGCAATACCGCTGACGCCTATGCGATCATTGTCACGAATGCCGGGCAGGCGAATACTTCCGGAGCCGTGACAGTTATTGACACGTTGCCGGCCGGCCTGACGGCCACCGCCATCAGCGGTACGGGATGGACTTGCACGCTTTCTTCCCTGTCCTGTACGCGTACCGACGCGCTCGTCGCCGGCGCCACTTACCCGGTGATCAACCTCATCGTCAACGTGGCCGCTAACGCAGCTCCGAACCTCACGAACTCCGTCACTATTTCCGGGGGTTCAGACGCGAACACTTCGAATAACGCTGCGTCCGACACGACAACCGTTAACCAGGTGGCCGATCTCAACATAACGAAATCGCATTCCGGTAACTTCATCCAGACGCAGAAAGGCGCGACGTACACCATCATCGTCAACAACGTTGGTGCCGGGCCCACAGTGGGCAACGTGACGGTCACCGATGTAATTCCCGCTGGGCTCACTGCTATTAGTGCGGTAGGAACAGGGTGGACGTGTACCGTGGCCCCCACCGTGACTTGCTCGCGGCCGGACGTGCTGGCAAGCGGGTCTAGCTACCCGGGAATCACGCTCAAGGTTGATGTCGCTCCGAACGCCGTGGCGTCGGTCACAAACACCGCAACTGTTTCGGGCGGCGGCGAGTTGAACACGTCGAACAATACGGCCACGGATGCGACGACCGTCGCAGCGCCGGCGATCACAATTGTCGGCAACACGACGGCGGCGACAGTCCGGCCAGGCCAGAGCGCGACCTTCCTTCTGACCCTAACGACAAATGGCAATCTCACCGCGCCAGTGACGTTGGCCTGCAGCGGGTTGCCACCGCTGAGTTCGTGCGTGTTCTCACCGGCAAGTCCGACCGTCAGCGGCACGCCAACGACGGTTACATTAACGGTGTCTACTACGGGGCCGTTCTCTGCTCACACGCTGAGCGCGAGCCTTGGAACAAGAATGATGTACGGCTTCGCGATCGCGTTTCCGATGATCGTCTTTGCCGCACCATTTGCGGGTGGCAAATCGAAACGCAGCCGCCGCATTCCGTTCCTTACAATCATCGGATTGCTGCTGCTCACCGTCATGTTCGGTTGCGGTTCTCCGAGTGTCCCGCACACTGAGCCGGGCAGCTACACCTTAAGTGTCACGGCTGCATCGGCACCCGCCCAAGGCTCAGCCACTATGAACATCACAGTTCAGTAACCGTAAACAAATAGACCCTCCGGAGCATTCCGGAGGGTTGACTTCTGAAATGAGAACGGGTTCAACCGTGGATGGGAGCGCATCCTTCTCTGGCTGCGCATCAAATAATGTATACAGAGCGGGAGCAGCAACGGATAAAATGTCAGTCGTCTCTCACATGATCGGCAACAAGCCACTTATGAGCATTACAACAGACGCCGTCCGCACTGCGGAATCGTCAGCAATCCAAAGACAGTCTCTTGCGTCTGCGGTAGCCGACAAACTGCGCCAAAAGATCATTCGCGGCGAACTGCACGAGGGCGAACAGTTGCGCCAGGACGCCATCGCGGCTGAGTTCCAGGTCAGCCGCATTCCGGTACGCGAAGCGCTCCGCCACCTACAAGCCGAGGGGTTGATCACAATCGTGGCCAACCGCGGCGCCGTCGTCTCTGCGTTGTCACCCGAAGAAATCGGCGAACTGTTCGATATTCGTGCTGTACTGGAATGCCACGTTCTGAGGGAGGCAATCCCGAATTTTACCGATGAGGACTTCCGCAAGGCGGAAGAGATACTGAAGGGCTATGAGCAGGTAGTCGAGCAAGATACCGACATCAGTTCATGGGGACAGTGGAACTGGCAATTCCACTCCACTCTTTACGCCCCCGCTAATCGGCCTGTCCTCATCAATCTTTTGCGCACGCTGAACAACAATTCCGACCGCTACACGCGGCTCCATCTCGTGTTCACGCGCGACCTTCACCGCGCTGGCCGGGCACACAGGATCCTTCTGAATGCCTGCAAAACCAGGCAGCCGGATGTCGCTTGCGAAGCACTCTGGCACCACATAATTGAAGCGGGTCAGTATCTCCAGGACTTCATCAAGAGCCGCCGCGAGAAGTCGTAACGGCAAAACCAAAAACGACTCTCAAAGGCGTGAGTGACAGCACCGCAGGGTTGCGGGCTGACTGTGCTTGCGATTTACGGATGCTGTCGAAACGCCCCCCGCAGGTTCGGATTTCCGAATTACTCAGGTGCGGTATCTAAGGTCGTTTGATTCATCGCATTAGGGTTGCCGGTCTATTCCTTTATTTCGCTCGAAAACCCACGATAACGTAGCTCAACCGGGAGCAAAGAAAAGCATGGACGGCAGAGTGCATAAAGTATAAAGTTCGGAGTCGTTCCAAAACTCTGACGTGCAATCTGTTGTCGCGTGTCTCCATGGAAGTTGCTTTCTCGCGAAAGCGATGGCAGTGCCTCGGATCGAGGTCGGACCTTTGAATATATATGTGACGGTTCTGGCTCTACTTGTTGTTGTCCTCCTGGGAGTCAGTGTATTCCGCAGTCGCACGGTGAAGAGCAAAGCAGACTTCCTGGTTGCAGGCCGCAGTCTTCCCGCTTACGTCTTAGTTGCAACGCTGCTCTGTTCCTGGGTCGGTGCCGGAAGCTTGTTTGCGGGCGCCGAGAATGCCGCCAAGAATGGCTTTGCTGCATTGTGGCAGCCGGCCGGTGGGTGGATTGGCCTCCTCATCATTTACTTTGTGGCACCACGCGCTCGTAAGTTTGCGCAGTTTACCTTGCCAGACCTGCTTGAGACGCGCTACAACGCGGCCGCCCGCGTGCTCGGCACAATTGCGATTTTGTTCTCGTACACCGCGATTTGTTCGTACCAGTTCAGGGGCGGCGGCGACATTCTTCACTTAGCCACCGGAATTGATGCCACGGTTGGCATGTACATTGTGGCCGCCTTCGTGATCTTGTTCACTGCCTTGGCAGGGATGTCATCCGTCGCGTATGCGGATGTCGTCATCGGCATTCTTGTCACGGTTACGACCCTGATCGCCACGCCGATGCTGTTCTACGCAGCAGGTGGATGGGAAGGCCTGCACGCGGCGCTTCCGGCAGACCGGTTCCAGGTACTCGGACACGTGACGTTCACCCAGGCGATGGAGTTCTTCGTTCCGACGTTCCTGCTCATGCTCGGCAATCAGAGCATGTATCAAAAATTCTTTTCGGCCAAAGATGCGCGCGCCGCAAAAATTGCCGTCGGCGGATGGATCGTCGGAACGGTGTTCCTGGAGACGGTGATCATCGCGATTGCCGTCTTCGGCACGGCCCTCTACGGTACAAGGCCAGAGCTGATGGCGAGCCCTCGTGAGACCATCCCGTTCGTCGCCCGCCACGCGCTGCCATCATTCATGGGCGCACTGCTTATGGGGGCGGTTTTTGCCAAGGTGATTTCGACGGCGAACAATTACCTATTCTCGCCGGCGACCAATCTGGTCGAAGACGTTTATTCAAGATTCATCAACAAGAATGCGTCAAGCAAGCAAATCATTTTGCTGTCGCGCTTTGCCGTTGTAGGGCTCGGCGTGTTCGCGCTCATCCAGGGTGCTTATTGGACATCGGTGCTGGCAATGGCGCTGTATGCGTACACCATCTACTCTGCTGCGATTACGCCGGTTGTGATGTCGGCGTTCTTCTGGAAGCGCGCGACCGCAGCCGGAGCAGTCACTTCGATCGGGCTCGGGACGTTCGTCACCGTCGCCTGGAGCTATGGCGGCAAGCAGTTCCTGCCGGCTTCATGGGCGGCGCGCGACGCAATCTTCCCTGCGTTGATCGTCTCGCTGATCTCGCTGGTTGTGGTCAGCCTGATTACGAAGGCGCCACGGCGAGAGCAGTGGGCTCCGTTCTTTGACGAAGAGCCGCAGACAACAGAGCCAGTCGCCATCGCCGCGAAAGTAAAGTGAAGCAGGGGTTGCAAAACTTCGTCACGGAAGAAGCAATACGATGCGATCGATTCCTGAAATCCAGTCCGAGCTGCGAGCGCGCGGCATAGAAGCTTGGTTGTTCTGCGATCACCATCACCGCGATCCGATCGCTTATCGGATTCTCGGCCTTTCAGAGACCCTGAGTGTTTCGCGCCGCTGGTTTTATCTTGTCCCGGCGGAAGGCGAACCGGTCAAACTCGTTCATCGAATCGAGCCATTTCAGCTTGACGGACTTCCGGGACGCAAACTGGTCTATGCAGCGTGGGAAAAACTGGTCGGCAACCTGGAACAGATGCTCGCGCCATACCAGCGGATTGCGATGCAGTTCTCGCCGAACAACCTGATCTTCTATGTGTCGCTTGTGGATGGCGGAACGATTGACCTTGTGCGCAGCCTGGGCAAGGAGGTCATCAGCTCTGCAAACCTGGTGGCCACTTGCGAGGCGACCTGGACCGAAGCGCAGATTGCCAGCCATTTCGCAGCGCGAGATTCGATTGACTCAATCATGAGCGACGTTTTCCGGGAGATCGGACGCCGCGCCCGCAGCGGTGGGAGCAACGAATTCGAAATCCAGCAGTGGCTTGTCGAGGCCTTCAAGCGTGAGAACCTCGTAGCCGACGCGCCTCCGATCGTTGCCGTCAACCAGAACAGCAGCAACGCGCATTACGCGCCAACCGCCGAAAGCTCCGCCAGGATTGCAGAGGGCGATTTCATTCTGCTCGATATATGGGGCAAGAAGGACTGGCCCAACGCCGTCTATTACGACATTAGCTGGGTCGGCTACGTTGGGACGTCGGTTCCGGAGCGCATTCAGGGCATATTCGAGATCGTCCGGCAGTCGCGTGATGCGGGGATCAACAAGGTCCAGCAAACGCTTACAGCCGGCCGCACGCTACTGGGATGGGAAGTCGACAAGGAGTCGCGCGACGTCATCGAACAGGCGGGCTATGGCGCGTATTTCAACAACCGTACCGGACATTCCATCGGCACCGAGGTTCACGGCAACGGCGCCAACATGGACAACTTCGAGGTGCGGGACGAGCGCGAAGTCATTCCCAACACATGTTTCTCTATTGAGCCGGGGATTTATCTGCCCGAGTTCGGCCTGCGCAGTGAGGTGAACGTTCTCGTTCGAGAGCGCACAGCCGAAGTGACAGGGGAAGTGCAACAACAAGTCGTACTAATTTAACGCGGCGCTTGAGCGGTGCGGAGCCAAAACTTTATATGCGGAATCGTATAGCCAGCATTTCTCTTGTCTTTTCTTTAATCCTACCTGCGATGGTGTTGGCGCAGGGCACGTTGGAAGACTACAAACGGGCCGAGCGCTTCCTGCCCTGGAACGTGACAAAACTCGTACAGGAAGCGGACGTCAAGCCGCAGTGGATCGAGAAGTCAGACCGCTTCTGGTACCGTAGCGTAACGCAAAAAGGTAAGCAGTTCCTGGTCGTAGACGCAGCGAAGAAGACGCGCGAACCTCTATTCGATCACGCGAAACTCGCGGCCGCATTCTCCCGTGTCGCGGATAGGGAATATCACGCCGATAAGCTCCCGTTTGACGTGTTCGCGTACGACCCGAAAGCTCCCGACATCAAGTTCACGCACGCGGGAGTGCAGTGGCGTTGCACACTCGACACCTATAACTGCTTAAAGCTAAAGGACCGTCCGCGGCAACGTGGCGACGGCTTTTCACCGGACGGTAGATGGCAAGCCTTTGTCCGAGATCACAATCTTTGGGTCCGGTCGGTCAGCAACAACCAGGAGATTCGGCTGACCGACGATGGCGTCGAGAGCTACGATTACGCTACGCCGCTGCCCTCCGGCGGTGAACTGATTCAGCGCGCAGCAACCGGCGCCAAGCCGAATGTGGCGGTTTTCTGGGCTCCGGATTCAAGCAAGTTCGTCACCTATCGCATGGATTCGCGTTTCGCTCTGCGAATGACGACCATTCAGTCTGTCCCGCCGGACAGGCTTCGCCCGATCGCATACACATATGCTTACCCGCTCCCGGGTGAGGCGCTGTCCAGGGCCGAGCCGATAATTTTCGACGTCGAGCGAGGCCAGCGCATTGCCGTCCAAGCCGACCCCATCAGCATGGCATTCCAGGGCGGGCCCGGTTTCGAGTGGGACAAGGAAAGCAGGCACTTCTACTTCAACACCTCTGAACGCGGCTGGAAGCGGAACGTGTTGCACGAAACAGATTCCAGCACGGGCAAGACCCGCACGGTACTGGAAGAGGCGTCGGATACATTCGTGGATCCGGCAACGAACTTCATCGAGTCAGTCAATGATGCCTCCGAGTTCTTGATGGGTTCCGAACGCGATGGTTGGAACCACCTCTACCTTTTCGATGGCAAGACCGGCGAACTCAAAAAGCAGTTGACCAAGGGCGAGTGGGTCGTTCGCCAGATCGTGCAGATTAACGAAAAAGCGCGCCAAGTGTACTTCCTCGCGTCCGGCAGGGAAGCGGGCGAGGATCCATATCTGACGCATCTTTACTGTGTCAATCTGGATGGCACAGGCCTGAAAATGCTTACGCCCGAAGCTGCCAACCATGCGGCAATTGTTTCACCCTCGAACTCCTATTTCATCGACACGTACTCGCGGCCGGACCTGCCAACCAAGGTAGTCCTGCGGCGTACGTCTGATGGCGGAGTGGTCATGCCGCTTGAGGAGACGAACGCCAAGGAACTGCTAAAGACTGGGTGGAAGTATCCGGAAGCGTTCCACGGCAAGGGGCGCGACGGCAAGGTGGACATCTACGGGCTCATCTGGCGCCCGTCGAATTTCGATCCATCACGCAAATATCCCGTGATCGAACAGATCTACACGGGGCCGCAGTCATTCTTTGTGCCCAAGACGTTCGCTGCGTTCCGCAGCACGGCGCAATCGACGGCCGAACTTGGTTTCATCGTCGTAATGATCGATGGCCAGGGCACTGGCGGCCGATCTAAGGCGTTCCACAATTTTTCCTACAGGAACCTTGGTGACGGCGGCATTGACGACCACATCTCCGTGCTGAAGCAGATGGCAGAAAAATATCCCTACATGGACCTTGGACGCGTGGGACTGTATGGCGGTTCGGCCGGCGGATACGACACCGCTCATGCCATGCTGACGCATCCGAAGTTCTACAAGGTCGGCGTCTCGACATCGGCCAACCACGATCATCGCATGGACAAAGCGTGGTGGAATGAGCTCTGGATGGGCTACCCATTGGGCGATCACTACCGCGAGCAGTCCAACGTCACGATGGCCGGAAAACTTGAGGGGAAACTCTTCCTTGTTCATGGCGATCTTGATGACAACGTCAGTCCTTCGGCGACGCTCCAGTTTGCGGATGCGCTGATCAAGGCTAATAAGAACTTCGACATGCTGATCGTCCCCAACCAGTACCACGGGGAGGGCCGCAATCCTTACGTCATTCGCCGACGCTGGGACTACTTCGTGCAGAATCTTGCCGGTGTGGCCCCGCCCAGCGGTTTTGAAATCCAGCAAGAAGACAACGATCGCCGTGGCAATTAGCGCTCACGAACTCTCGCTGCGGAGGCGGTGAAAAGTGCACCATCGCATAATCAACTTCTGGTGAGAGCCAATCTGAGTAAACGGATACCGATCTTGAAGGCAGGCCGCAAATGCGGCGAACGGAAATTTCGGTTTGCATCGTAGAGGTCACGCAATGTCGGCCTGAGACTCTGCTTCGCGGAGCAGGGCGGTTGCGACTTGAATCGATAGGGCGGTCACGACGAACTTTGGGGCCATGAATTCGTCGCCCGGGACTAAGAAAAAAAGTCTATTGACAGCAGTGGGTACTTTGCATAGATTATGATTTTTGAGAAAACGTTTGCTATAACTATGTCGTTTAATAACTCGAACTAAGAGCTCCGGACGAAAAGGAGCAAGTCGCAACAGGTGGCAAATGCGGTTGACGTCGTTTTGTTCCGTCCGCTGCTTGATGGTGCATACATTATGCAGCCGGTGGAAAAGATGAAGGAGGCAGTATGGGTTTGAAACAGCGACACAGGATGTACCTTTGGTGGGGCAGCTTACTCGGATGCCTCTTACTCTGTTCTATTTTCTTTACTCCCGCAGCATTGGCACAGCAGTCTCAGGGCATGGTATCGGTGACTGTTGTTGACCCTAGCGGCGGCGTTATTCCGGGCGCTCAGCTGAAGTTGACCGATCTTGCCACGAACGATGTGCGTCAAGCCGTCACCCAGGACGCCGGTAACTATACGTTTGTGAACCTGAACTTTGGTTCTTACAAACTCACGGTCGCCAGGAATGGCTTCGAGACGCAATCTTACAATGTGGTGGTTCAAACCGCCCGAACGACCGACATCAAGGCTACGCTGAAAGTCGGATCCGCTGAGGTGGTCGTAGACGTGGAAGGCGGCGCTGCGCCGCTGGTCGAAACCTCTTCCAGCGCCACGTCCATTACGATCGACACGAAGATGATCGAAGACCTGCCGCTAGGCGGTCGCAACATCGCGCAATTGTCCAGACTGGCAGCCGGATATAACGGCACCTGGAACGGCCTGCCGACGATGGCGCAGGGAAGCAGCATGGACGGCATTATCGGCGTTTCGGGTCGCTGGAAGTACTCGTCTGGCGCCGATGCCAGCGCCGTTACTCCGCGCTTGGAAAACATCGCGGAAAT is a window of Clostridia bacterium DNA encoding:
- a CDS encoding M24 family metallopeptidase translates to MRSIPEIQSELRARGIEAWLFCDHHHRDPIAYRILGLSETLSVSRRWFYLVPAEGEPVKLVHRIEPFQLDGLPGRKLVYAAWEKLVGNLEQMLAPYQRIAMQFSPNNLIFYVSLVDGGTIDLVRSLGKEVISSANLVATCEATWTEAQIASHFAARDSIDSIMSDVFREIGRRARSGGSNEFEIQQWLVEAFKRENLVADAPPIVAVNQNSSNAHYAPTAESSARIAEGDFILLDIWGKKDWPNAVYYDISWVGYVGTSVPERIQGIFEIVRQSRDAGINKVQQTLTAGRTLLGWEVDKESRDVIEQAGYGAYFNNRTGHSIGTEVHGNGANMDNFEVRDEREVIPNTCFSIEPGIYLPEFGLRSEVNVLVRERTAEVTGEVQQQVVLI
- a CDS encoding sodium:solute symporter family protein; the encoded protein is MKSKADFLVAGRSLPAYVLVATLLCSWVGAGSLFAGAENAAKNGFAALWQPAGGWIGLLIIYFVAPRARKFAQFTLPDLLETRYNAAARVLGTIAILFSYTAICSYQFRGGGDILHLATGIDATVGMYIVAAFVILFTALAGMSSVAYADVVIGILVTVTTLIATPMLFYAAGGWEGLHAALPADRFQVLGHVTFTQAMEFFVPTFLLMLGNQSMYQKFFSAKDARAAKIAVGGWIVGTVFLETVIIAIAVFGTALYGTRPELMASPRETIPFVARHALPSFMGALLMGAVFAKVISTANNYLFSPATNLVEDVYSRFINKNASSKQIILLSRFAVVGLGVFALIQGAYWTSVLAMALYAYTIYSAAITPVVMSAFFWKRATAAGAVTSIGLGTFVTVAWSYGGKQFLPASWAARDAIFPALIVSLISLVVVSLITKAPRREQWAPFFDEEPQTTEPVAIAAKVK
- a CDS encoding DPP IV N-terminal domain-containing protein, with protein sequence MRNRIASISLVFSLILPAMVLAQGTLEDYKRAERFLPWNVTKLVQEADVKPQWIEKSDRFWYRSVTQKGKQFLVVDAAKKTREPLFDHAKLAAAFSRVADREYHADKLPFDVFAYDPKAPDIKFTHAGVQWRCTLDTYNCLKLKDRPRQRGDGFSPDGRWQAFVRDHNLWVRSVSNNQEIRLTDDGVESYDYATPLPSGGELIQRAATGAKPNVAVFWAPDSSKFVTYRMDSRFALRMTTIQSVPPDRLRPIAYTYAYPLPGEALSRAEPIIFDVERGQRIAVQADPISMAFQGGPGFEWDKESRHFYFNTSERGWKRNVLHETDSSTGKTRTVLEEASDTFVDPATNFIESVNDASEFLMGSERDGWNHLYLFDGKTGELKKQLTKGEWVVRQIVQINEKARQVYFLASGREAGEDPYLTHLYCVNLDGTGLKMLTPEAANHAAIVSPSNSYFIDTYSRPDLPTKVVLRRTSDGGVVMPLEETNAKELLKTGWKYPEAFHGKGRDGKVDIYGLIWRPSNFDPSRKYPVIEQIYTGPQSFFVPKTFAAFRSTAQSTAELGFIVVMIDGQGTGGRSKAFHNFSYRNLGDGGIDDHISVLKQMAEKYPYMDLGRVGLYGGSAGGYDTAHAMLTHPKFYKVGVSTSANHDHRMDKAWWNELWMGYPLGDHYREQSNVTMAGKLEGKLFLVHGDLDDNVSPSATLQFADALIKANKNFDMLIVPNQYHGEGRNPYVIRRRWDYFVQNLAGVAPPSGFEIQQEDNDRRGN
- a CDS encoding GntR family transcriptional regulator; protein product: MSVVSHMIGNKPLMSITTDAVRTAESSAIQRQSLASAVADKLRQKIIRGELHEGEQLRQDAIAAEFQVSRIPVREALRHLQAEGLITIVANRGAVVSALSPEEIGELFDIRAVLECHVLREAIPNFTDEDFRKAEEILKGYEQVVEQDTDISSWGQWNWQFHSTLYAPANRPVLINLLRTLNNNSDRYTRLHLVFTRDLHRAGRAHRILLNACKTRQPDVACEALWHHIIEAGQYLQDFIKSRREKS